The following proteins are co-located in the Paludibaculum fermentans genome:
- a CDS encoding DMT family transporter, which produces MAWITLFLAGLLEIAWASFMKQSQGFTRLTPTIATFVTMLASFGLLAVSMKTLPLSTAYAVWAGIGTAGAFVAGIVLLGEQLSALRAAAALLIVAGLILMKVSSPD; this is translated from the coding sequence ATGGCCTGGATTACACTCTTCCTCGCTGGTCTGCTCGAGATCGCCTGGGCCTCATTCATGAAGCAGTCCCAGGGCTTCACCAGACTCACTCCCACCATCGCCACCTTCGTCACCATGCTGGCCAGCTTCGGGCTGCTGGCGGTTTCCATGAAGACCCTGCCGCTGAGCACGGCTTACGCGGTTTGGGCCGGAATCGGCACAGCCGGCGCATTCGTGGCCGGCATCGTCCTGCTGGGCGAACAGTTGAGCGCGCTGCGCGCCGCGGCGGCCCTGCTGATCGTGGCGGGCCTGATCCTCATGAAAGTATCGAGCCCGGACTGA
- a CDS encoding outer membrane beta-barrel protein produces the protein MKLTTLSPSNRSWSRALVAAGLAMALCTSAGAQQATADKKKAAAEGDERPDFVELNGFLGGSFFQQVDKGLGTKLVNGGAAGARVTENFWRYVGLEQAFTYSTNNFTFLKPNQPGLPNYGFGNRIYQYSLNPVVYWTPRGSRFRPFLTVGLSALNITPTDTGKAQGNFVSNQAFGAQNTGNNIQPAMNYGGGLKFHLTDRIGLRFDVRGLYTKNPTFKLPDSSPTGVYIPRGSMLNGVQTTAGITYYIGKKSAPPPPPAPPAPPQPLAALNAGTLSAGSGTLCQGRAITVRSNVSDPAGRAITYKWTVNGQPAGSNSAELTFTPDKPGSYMVELQADAPNSEGLAARTSKANTLSLNVQEYTAPTISSISVNPAAIEYGQSAALAATATGSACSTVSFQWTVTEGTVANPTSATTSFDSKSVRFDQGGKFQSKTVTITGKVTDDRGMSATSTGTLKVDYTPQSIRFSDVIFSKGGSRVNNCGKRVLLEELAPKAADPDYEIVLVGHIDNDEASKTKVPSKLDQQRALNALAVLTGGTGTCANVDPSRVKVDWVGTEQVADMQPALCGTSARSASKERPGSMASTADQNRRVEVWLVPKGTKLPSSFKGAKTVTPKELKRLGCPK, from the coding sequence ATGAAACTTACGACACTCAGTCCCAGCAATCGATCATGGTCGCGGGCTCTGGTCGCGGCCGGTTTGGCGATGGCACTTTGTACGTCGGCCGGCGCCCAGCAGGCCACGGCGGACAAGAAGAAAGCGGCCGCTGAGGGCGATGAGCGCCCTGATTTTGTGGAACTCAATGGGTTCCTTGGAGGCAGCTTTTTCCAGCAGGTCGACAAGGGCCTTGGAACAAAGCTGGTCAACGGAGGCGCAGCTGGCGCCAGAGTAACCGAGAACTTTTGGCGGTATGTGGGCCTGGAGCAGGCTTTCACATACAGCACGAACAACTTCACGTTTTTGAAGCCGAATCAGCCGGGCTTGCCCAATTATGGCTTCGGTAACCGCATCTATCAGTACTCTTTGAACCCTGTTGTTTATTGGACGCCCCGCGGCTCCAGGTTCCGTCCGTTCCTGACAGTCGGACTCTCCGCCCTGAACATCACGCCCACCGATACCGGCAAGGCGCAGGGCAACTTCGTATCGAACCAGGCCTTCGGCGCACAGAACACCGGCAACAACATTCAGCCGGCCATGAACTATGGCGGCGGACTGAAGTTCCACCTGACAGACCGGATTGGTCTGCGGTTTGACGTTCGTGGTTTGTACACCAAGAACCCGACCTTCAAGCTGCCCGACTCCTCCCCCACCGGCGTCTACATTCCTCGTGGCAGCATGCTGAATGGCGTGCAGACCACCGCCGGCATCACGTATTACATTGGCAAGAAGTCTGCGCCGCCCCCGCCGCCGGCCCCGCCGGCCCCGCCGCAGCCCCTGGCAGCTCTGAATGCAGGTACGCTCTCCGCCGGTTCCGGCACCTTGTGCCAGGGCCGAGCCATCACGGTCCGCTCGAATGTGAGCGATCCCGCGGGTCGCGCCATCACCTACAAGTGGACCGTCAACGGGCAGCCCGCCGGCAGCAACAGCGCCGAGCTGACCTTCACCCCGGACAAGCCGGGCAGCTACATGGTGGAACTCCAGGCCGATGCCCCGAATTCCGAGGGTCTCGCCGCCAGAACCTCCAAGGCCAACACTCTTTCGTTGAACGTTCAGGAGTACACGGCTCCGACCATCAGCAGCATCTCGGTCAATCCGGCCGCCATCGAGTATGGGCAGTCCGCCGCACTGGCCGCTACCGCCACAGGCTCCGCCTGCTCGACCGTGAGCTTCCAGTGGACCGTCACGGAAGGCACCGTCGCGAATCCGACGTCGGCGACCACCTCGTTTGACTCGAAGTCGGTCCGTTTCGACCAGGGTGGCAAGTTCCAGTCCAAGACCGTCACCATCACCGGCAAGGTGACCGACGATCGCGGCATGTCCGCCACTTCGACGGGCACGCTGAAGGTGGACTACACGCCTCAGTCCATCCGCTTCTCCGACGTGATCTTCTCCAAGGGCGGCAGCCGCGTGAACAACTGCGGCAAGCGCGTCCTGCTGGAAGAGCTCGCTCCGAAGGCGGCAGATCCGGACTACGAAATCGTCCTCGTCGGCCACATCGACAACGACGAAGCCTCCAAGACCAAGGTACCTTCCAAGCTCGATCAGCAGCGCGCGCTGAACGCCCTCGCCGTCCTCACCGGCGGCACCGGCACCTGCGCCAATGTGGATCCCAGCCGGGTGAAGGTCGATTGGGTCGGCACCGAGCAGGTCGCCGATATGCAGCCCGCCCTGTGCGGCACTTCCGCCCGCTCGGCCTCGAAAGAGCGTCCGGGTTCGATGGCCTCCACCGCCGATCAGAATCGCCGAGTGGAAGTCTGGCTGGTGCCCAAGGGAACCAAGCTGCCCAGCTCCTTCAAGGGCGCCAAGACGGTGACTCCGAAGGAATTGAAGCGGCTCGGCTGCCCGAAATAA